A stretch of DNA from Candidatus Thermoplasmatota archaeon:
ATAGCGATACAATCAATACCAATAGTATCCCATTTTTTCAACGCAGAGGCGATTTTCACCTTGGTACCTACACCATCTGTACATAAAACAAGTGCATAGTCACCAAACTCAACTAAACCAGCATAATGACCGCCCATGGGTCTACCAACGCCTTTTCTCTTAGTTTTAATACTTGATAAAAGCTCCTCGATAGCATGTTCTTTTTTAAAGATATCAACGCCGCTGTCCGCGTATGTCATTTTCTTCAAATTAACTGCCTCCTTATCCTATAAAGCGAAAACACTATTGCTGTCATAAACTTTTTGAATTATACCGGATTGTGGTTAATTGTGAAAAGGTTATCAGATTTTGGGGAAAGAAAAGCTATACAGATAATTTCTAATATTTTATCTAAAGGAAAAATCGCGGTTGGGATAGGGGATGATTGCGCTGCTTTTGCTTTTGGTAAAAACTATCTTTTAGTCACAACTGATATGATTTCTGAGAAAAACCATATCCCTGAAATAATGAGCCCATGGCAAATAGGATGGTTCATTGTTGCAATCAACCTTAGTGATATAGCTGCCAAGGGTGGAACACCCCTTGGGCTGGTGTTGTCGCTTGGTTTGCCAAGAAACACGTCAGAACGTTTTCTTAGGGATTTGATGAGGGGTGCTGATAGATGTGCAACCCAGAACAACACAGTGATTGTTGGTGGGGATACAAAGGAGAATGATGAAATCACGTTATGTGGAACAGCTTTTGGTTTAGTTAAAAAAGATGAGTTTATGGGTAGGAAAGGGGCAAAACCTGGTGATGTCATTGCTGTTACAGGAGTACTTGGTAGGGCAGCAGCTGGTTATTATGCTATAAGACATGGTAATAGAAACAGAGAGATTCTAAAGGGTTTGTTGGAGCCAGTTCCAAAAATAAAAGAGGGTGAAATGTTGGCTAAAACAAAAGTAGTAACATCTTCTATGGATATATCAGATGGTTTATCATCATCACTATACCAGCTACAGGGTTTAAACAAGGTTGGTTTTGAGGTAGACAAGGAGGAAATACCTCTCTCACCGATGTTGCTTAAACTAGGAGAGAAACATGGTTTTGATG
This window harbors:
- the thiL gene encoding thiamine-phosphate kinase; protein product: MKRLSDFGERKAIQIISNILSKGKIAVGIGDDCAAFAFGKNYLLVTTDMISEKNHIPEIMSPWQIGWFIVAINLSDIAAKGGTPLGLVLSLGLPRNTSERFLRDLMRGADRCATQNNTVIVGGDTKENDEITLCGTAFGLVKKDEFMGRKGAKPGDVIAVTGVLGRAAAGYYAIRHGNRNREILKGLLEPVPKIKEGEMLAKTKVVTSSMDISDGLSSSLYQLQGLNKVGFEVDKEEIPLSPMLLKLGEKHGFDVYSYAMHFGGDYELLVTIPLDSFKKAQETIENIGGSLTKIGRVIKERKIIVKSNGKIRVLENRGYEHFIKRRC